The genomic stretch CAGTTCCCGGAGGCGCTCTCGCTGTGGCAGCAAGCCGGCGCCAGCCCGGGCGCCAACATCCTCAAGTCCTTCGACGAGGGGCTCGCGGACTACCACGCGTACGGCTCCACCTGTCAGACGACCCAGGGCGGCAAGGGCTGTGACACGCGCTTCTTCTCCACGTCCTTCCACGGCAACCTGTACGGGCAAGTCACCGAGGACCGGGACCTGGCCCGCGTGGACCGCTGCATGGACGCGTCCCTGCTGAACCAGCTGTACAACCAGAACCTGAGCGCGTTCAGCGGCAACGAGTACCGGGTGGGCACGCTGCTCGCCAGCGCGCTCTACCAGGCCGGCGAGGCCACCGGTCAGCGCGACGTGCTGCTGCGCGCCATCGTCGCCTCGTACAACGACGAGAGCACGACGACGCCCGGCCTCTACCAGCTGGCGCGCGCCACGCTGGCGGACCAGTCCCGCTTCACCCTGGCCGTGGCCGCCAGCGCCATCATCACCCACATCACCGACCTGCGCCTGAAGGAGGCCGTCTGCAACGAGCTGATGGACCACCTCCAGATTCCGCGCGAGCAGCTCGTCGGCAACGATCCCAACATGTGCCCGCCCAGCGCCGCGGGTGGCACCACCTGCCCCCGCCTGGACCTGTGAGCATGAGGACTGCTTCCGTGAAGACGTGGCTCTTGCGTTGCGCCCTGGGCAGCCTCGCCCTGTCCGCCCCCGCCCTGGCCCAGGACGAGGACGACCCCTACGCCTACCCGGACGAGGAGCCCGCCAACGACGCCTCCGACTCCTATGACCGCGTCCGCCCCAAGGTGGACGAGGCGGACGACTTCCGCCGCGTCTCCGAGCAGGAGTACGACGACGGCGAGGACGGCTTCAAACCCCTCTCCGGGCTCGACGACCCGAACCTGGGCGTGGCCATGGAGTTCATCACCGGCGCCCTCTTCCTGGACAGCCCGCGCGGCCGGGCCGCGGAGACGCGCCTGGGCCTGGGCGTGCGCGCCACGTGGGAGTACGGCCGCATCCTCGACAACGAGTCGCTGCGCGAGGCCCTCTGGGCCGACGTGCGCTGGACGTTCGGCGGCACCAGCGACGGCACCGACTTCATCCAGGGCAAGACGCACCTCCACTACTTCACCATTGCCCCGGCCTACGAACTGAAGCTCGGCAAGTCCGACTTCGGCTTCTTCGCCCAGGCGGGTGGCGGCATCGCGTACACGTCGTCGACCATCACCATCGACACGGTGGAGACGAAGGTGAGCGGCATCAAGCCGCTGCTCCAGTACGGCGTGGGCTTCCGCGGCCGGCCCCGGCTGACCTCCTCCGGTAACTTCCGCCTCGCCTTCCGGCTGGAGGCCATGGGCTACCGCCGGGGCTACCACAACGACTTCTTCCTGGGCGGCAGCCTCGGCACCGCCTTCTGAAGTCGCCTTCACCGGCCGCTCGCCGCGCTGCATCCGGCGGGCGGCCATGAAGATTTTTCCACCGACGCCCCTCTTCGCCCGTGCCCCCTCCTTGCGACTTCAAGGAGTTGGGATTGGCATGCCGTGTGCTTCTATTTCCACCGGGACGGGAACCTGGGTTCCCCTGGGGGCTGGGAGGCGAGCGATGAAGAACGCGCAGGGACAGGGACAGCACTTGGACCCCGTATGTGGGAAGACCTTGGACACACCCGAGGGCCGTCCCACCGCCGAGTACAAGAAGCGCCGTTACTTCTTCTGCTCGGAGCGGTGCCGCCACGCCTTCGAAAGGCAGGCGGAGCGCTTCCGCTTCAACGAACTGGCCCGCGTCGGCGCGCTGATGACGCCGGGCCGCGTTCGCTGGGGCATTGCCTGAACGCCACGGGCCGCTAGGCGGCCACCCGCAGGTCCTTGAGCCGCAGGGACAGCTTGCGCTGGCCTCGGAACGTGTCGAAGCCGGCCTGGAAGGCCAGGTCCACCGGGCCATCCACCAGCGTGGCCCGGTCCGCCATGTTGAAGCCGATGGCGTCCAGTTCCGGTGCGTCCGCCAGGGCCAGCTTGAGATGGCCGCTGCCCGTGCCGGACTTGGGCTGCAGCACGCGCGGGCGAGCCACCTGCCGGCGCAGCACCAGCACGGGCTCCGGATTGCCCTGCCCGAAGGGGCCCAGCCGCTGGAGCGACTCCACGGCGTGAGCGTCCAGCTCGTTGGGATTCACCACCGCGTCCACGCGGCACCGGGGGATGAGGTCCTCCGGAGTGAGGCGCTGGTAGGCAATCTTCTCAAAGGCCTCCCGGAAGGCGGGCAGCCGCTCCGCGTCGATGGTGAGCCCCGCGGCGTGCTTGTGGCCGCCGAAGCGCGTCAGCATCTCCGCGCAGCCACTGAGCGCGTCATGGAGGTGGAAGGCCTCGATGCTGCGCGCCGAGCCCTTCCCCACGCCGTCCTTCACCCCCACCATGACGGTGGGCCGGTAGAAGCGCTCCACCACGCGCGAGGCGACGATGCCGATGACGCCCGGGTGCCAGCCTTCGTCGAACAGCACCAGGCCGCGCGCGTCCTTCAGCGACTCCGCCTGGGCCAGCGCCTGCGTGAGGATGCTGCTCTCGATGCCCTGGCGCTCCGCGTTGGCCCTGTCCAACACCGCGGCCAGCGAGCGCGCCGTCTCCGGTGACTCCGAGCACAGCAGCTGAAGGCCCAGCGAGGCGTCATGCAGCCGGCCCGCCGCGTTGATGCGAGGCCCCAGGCGGAAGCCCACCTGGCCCGCGGTGACGGAGGCGTCCGGGTCCATGCCCGCCACTTCCTTCAAGGCCCGCACGCCCGGCCGGCGGCCCGCGCTCAGCTCCTGGAGGCCATGCGTCACCAGGATGCGGTTGGCGCCGGTGAGGGGCACCACGTCCGCCACCGTGGCCAGCGCCACCAGGTCCATCATGGCCCGGAGGTTGGGCTCCTTCCGGGTGGCGAAGAAGCCCTCGTCGCGCAGGCGCTTGCGGATGCCCATGCAGAAGTTGAAGGCCACGCCCGCGGCGCACAGCGCCTTCGTCGGGTACTCGCAGCCTGGCTGGTGCGGGTTGAGCACCGCCACCGCGGGCGGCAGCGTGGGCGGCACGGTGTGGTGGTCCACCACCAGCACGTCCAGGCCCAGCTCCTTGGCGCGGGTGATTTCCGCCACCGAGGTGATGCCGCAGTCCAGCGTCACCAGCACCCGCGTGCCCTCCGCGGCGATGCGCTCCACCGCGCCGACGTTGAGGCCGTAGCCTTCATCCAGCCGGTGGGGGATGTACGTCGCGGGCGGCGCGCCCAGCTCCTTCATGAAGAGGTACAGCAGCGACGTGGAGCAGACGCCATCCACGTCGTAGTCACCGTAGAGCGTCACCTTCTCCCGCGAGCGAATCGCCCGGATGATGCGGTCCACCGCTCCCGGCATCCCCTTCATGCGGAACGGGTCCGGCAGGTCCGCCAACCGGTCCGACAGGAACGCCGACGCGGACTCGGGGGTGCGGTAGCCACGGTGCAGGAGCACCTTCGCCGCGAGCGGGTGCAGTGACAGTTCGCCCGCGAGGGACGCCACTTCCTGCTCGACTACATCTGGAAGCAACCACCGCACGCTCGACACTCCTCCTCGCCTTCTCCGAGGGGAGTTGGCGGGATGAATTGGCTACGAAAGCGACAGTACCTCAGACGTCTGACCAGGACAGTCCAACCTTGAGCCCGACACTTCCCCTCCTGCACGGGCGTTCAGACAAGCGCACGCATGGTGGCTCGCTGCTTCACGCATGGTCGGTCGCCGGTGAGCAGGTTCAAACGCACACCCGAAAACAGTGAGGTCGAGCATGCATCCAAGAGGTATCCGGGCCGCCACGCTGGCCCTGGCATTCGCCACGCTGGGCACCGCGGGTTCAGCGGCCGCGCAGGAGCGGCGCGATGGGAAACGCGGTGACCTGAATGTGTTCCTCCGCGGCGGCGTGGGCGACTACACCGGAGGCCTGGGCGACCTGACGAGCACCGGCCCTGCCTGGGGTGTGACGCTCAACATCCAGCCCACCACCTTCCTCGGCTTTGAAGTGGGCTACGAGGGCTCACGCAACGGCCTCACCGACAGCCGCCTGCTGGAGCAGCCCTCGCTCGTCCGTCAGGGCGGCAGCGCGCTGGTGAAGGTGTCACCGCCCCTCCTCACCACCGTCCGGCCCTTCGTGGGCGCGGGCCTGGGCGTCTCCCACATGAATGTCCGCGGCCCGGTAGAGGACCTCTACCAGTCGGACACGATGCCGGAGGTACCACTGGCCGCGGGCGTGGAGTTCAACCGCGGCGCGCTCACGGCGGGCGTCCGGACCACGTACCGAGTCCTCCTCAACGAAGGCTGGGCGGACGGCGCCGTGGAGGACACCCATGGAGGCCTGCTGGACGCCTCGCTCACGCTGGGCGCCCGCTTCTGACAGGTGCCCTGAAACACCCAGGGCCCTGCTTCCCGTGAAGGAAGAGGGCCCTGGTCGAGTCCGGCGCGAGAGGCCTTCCTCAACGGAAGGAAGGCCTCAGGTGCGGGAGGCTCACGCAGCGTTCGGCTGCTGGTGGTCGACGTTGCCGCTGGCGCGCTGACGGGCTTCCTTCGCCGCGGCGCGCTCGTCCAGCCAGATGGTCAGCGGGCTGGCGATGTAGATGGTCGAGTACACACCGACCACGATGCCCACCAGCATCGCCATGGCGAAGTCGAAGATTTCGCCCACGCCGAAGATGAGCAGACCGATGAGCGACAGCGCCGTGGTGCCGGAGGTGAGGATGGTGCGGCCCAGCGTGTCGTTGATGGCGATGTTGATGACCTCCGCGAAGGGCTTGCCCTGGAACTTCGCCATGTCCTCGCGGATGCGGTCGTAGATGACGATGGTGTCGTTGACGGAGTAGCCGACCACCGTCAGCAGCGCCGCGATGGCCGTCAGGTTGAACTCGCGCCGGCTCACCAGGTAGTAGCCCGCCACCATGATGACGTCGTGGACCATGGCCACGAGCGCGCCCGGACCGAACTTGAAGTCGAACCGGAACGCCACGTAGATGAGGATGGCGACCATCGAGTACAGCAGCGCCATGATGCCGCGGTTGCGCAGCTGCTTGCCCACCTGCGGACCGACGTAGTCCACGCGGCGCTGCTCGAAGTCCGGCTTCTCCAGCCCGGCGTTGAGCGCGGCGAACACGCGGTCCGCCATGCCGCTGGCCACCACCTGGTAGTCGTAGCCCGTGCCGCCCTGGGCCTCGCCCAGGTCGCGGACTTCCTGTACGCCAATGCCCGCCGACTCCACCGCCTTCGTGACGGCGTCGGAATCCATGGGCTGCGCAGCGCGGAAGCGGATGATGCCGTTGGGCAGGTCCGAGTAGACGTTGCGCACGCCACCCAGCGCCTCCAGGGCCGCCTTGCCCTTGGCACCGCTCTCCTCGTTGAGCTGCGTGACGCCGCCCATGCGGAGCAGGAAGGTGTTCTCCTCCGCCGCGCCGATGTTCTGCACGCTGACGTCCGGCAGGCCACCCTTGTCCGCGCGCTCGCGGACCTCTTCGGCGGTGATGGGGTGGTCGAACTTCACCTCCACCACCGTGCCGCCCGCGAAGTCCACGCCGAAGTTGAAGCCGAAGGCGGCGATGCCGACGATGATCGCCAGGTTCAGCAGCGTGGAGAGAAACAGCGCGGGCTTGCGCTTGCTGATGAAGTCGATGTTCGTCTTGTTCTTGAGAATCTGCATGACGGTTCCCGGACTCCGGCCGGTCAGACGGAGACGACCTTCGCGTTACGACCGTGGACGAAGTAGGTCATGATGACTCGCGTCACCGTGATGGACGTGAACAGCGACGCCAGCAGGCCAATGATGAGCGTGGTGGCGAAGCCCCGCACCGGTCCAGTCCCCGTGAAGAACAGGATGAAGGCGGAGATGAGCGCCGTCACGTGCGAGTCGAAGATGGTCCAGAAGGCCCGGTCGTAGCCCTGGTCCACCGCCGCGCGGGCCGTCTTGCCGTGCCCCAGCTCCTCGCGGATGCGCTCGTTGATGAGCACGTTGGCATCCACCGCCACACCCAGCGTCAGCACGAAGCCGGCGATGCCCGGCAGCGTCAGCGTGGCGTTGAAGAAGGCCAGTCCCGCCAGGATGAGCAGGCCGTTGAGCAACAGCGCGAGGTCCGCGATGAGGCCGGAGGCCTTGTAGTAGATGGCCATGAAGAGGATGACCAAGCCCAGGCCCAGCACCGCCGCCATGCCACCCTTCCGGATGAGCTCGTCACCCAGGCTGGCGCCCACCTGACGAATCTCACCCACCGTCACCGGGGCCGGCAGCGCGC from Myxococcus xanthus encodes the following:
- the secF gene encoding protein translocase subunit SecF, which encodes MQILKNKTNIDFISKRKPALFLSTLLNLAIIVGIAAFGFNFGVDFAGGTVVEVKFDHPITAEEVRERADKGGLPDVSVQNIGAAEENTFLLRMGGVTQLNEESGAKGKAALEALGGVRNVYSDLPNGIIRFRAAQPMDSDAVTKAVESAGIGVQEVRDLGEAQGGTGYDYQVVASGMADRVFAALNAGLEKPDFEQRRVDYVGPQVGKQLRNRGIMALLYSMVAILIYVAFRFDFKFGPGALVAMVHDVIMVAGYYLVSRREFNLTAIAALLTVVGYSVNDTIVIYDRIREDMAKFQGKPFAEVINIAINDTLGRTILTSGTTALSLIGLLIFGVGEIFDFAMAMLVGIVVGVYSTIYIASPLTIWLDERAAAKEARQRASGNVDHQQPNAA
- a CDS encoding YHS domain-containing protein codes for the protein MKNAQGQGQHLDPVCGKTLDTPEGRPTAEYKKRRYFFCSERCRHAFERQAERFRFNELARVGALMTPGRVRWGIA
- the recJ gene encoding single-stranded-DNA-specific exonuclease RecJ, whose product is MRWLLPDVVEQEVASLAGELSLHPLAAKVLLHRGYRTPESASAFLSDRLADLPDPFRMKGMPGAVDRIIRAIRSREKVTLYGDYDVDGVCSTSLLYLFMKELGAPPATYIPHRLDEGYGLNVGAVERIAAEGTRVLVTLDCGITSVAEITRAKELGLDVLVVDHHTVPPTLPPAVAVLNPHQPGCEYPTKALCAAGVAFNFCMGIRKRLRDEGFFATRKEPNLRAMMDLVALATVADVVPLTGANRILVTHGLQELSAGRRPGVRALKEVAGMDPDASVTAGQVGFRLGPRINAAGRLHDASLGLQLLCSESPETARSLAAVLDRANAERQGIESSILTQALAQAESLKDARGLVLFDEGWHPGVIGIVASRVVERFYRPTVMVGVKDGVGKGSARSIEAFHLHDALSGCAEMLTRFGGHKHAAGLTIDAERLPAFREAFEKIAYQRLTPEDLIPRCRVDAVVNPNELDAHAVESLQRLGPFGQGNPEPVLVLRRQVARPRVLQPKSGTGSGHLKLALADAPELDAIGFNMADRATLVDGPVDLAFQAGFDTFRGQRKLSLRLKDLRVAA